In Lagopus muta isolate bLagMut1 chromosome 29, bLagMut1 primary, whole genome shotgun sequence, one genomic interval encodes:
- the FDPS gene encoding farnesyl pyrophosphate synthase → MSADGGKRAAAEGEREEFVGFFPQIVRDLTEEGIGHPEVGDAVARLKEVLQYNAPGGKCNRGLTVVAAFRELSGPGQKDAESLRRALAVGWCIELFQAFFLVADDIMDQSLTRRGQLCWYKKEGIGLDAINDAFLLESSVYRMLKKYCGQQPYYVHLLELFLQTAYQTELGQMLDLITAPISKVDLSQFSEERYKAIVKYKTAFYSFYLPMAAAMYMVGIDSKEEHENAKAILLEMGEYFQIQDDYLDCFGDPELTGKVGTDIQDNKCSWLVVQCLQRVTPEQRQLLEENYGRKEPEKVAKVKELYETVGMRAAFQQYEESSYRRLQELIEKHSNRLPKEIFLGLARKIYKRQK, encoded by the exons ATGAGCGCCGATGGGGGGAAGCGGGCGGCGGCCGAGGGGGAGCGGGAGGAGTTCGTGGGGTTCTTCCCGCAGATCGTCCGCGATCTGACGGAGGAAGGGATCGGGCATCCGGAGGTGGGCGACGCTGTGGCGCGGCTGAAGGAG GTTCTGCAGTACAACGCTCCAGGTGGGAAATGCAACCGAGGGCTGACGGTGGTGGCTGCGTTCCGGGAGCTGTCGGGGCCGGGGCAGAAGGATGCTGAGAGCCTGCGGCGTGCTCTGGCCGTGGGTTGGTGCATCGAGTTG TTCCAGGCTTTCTTCCTGGTGGCCGATGATATCATGGATCAGTCCCTGACGCGCCGGGGGCAGCTGTGCTGGTATAAGAAG GAGGGGATCGGTTTGGATGCCATCAATGACGCCTTCCTCCTTGAGTCCTCTGTGTACAGAATGCTGAAGAAATACTGCGGGCAGCAGCCGTATTACGTGCATCTGCTGGAGCTCTTCCTGCAG ACCGCCTACCAGACTGAGCTCGGGCAGATGCTGGACCTCATCACAGCTCCCATTTCCAAAGTGGATTTGAGTCAATTCAGTGAGGAGAG GTACAAAGCCATCGTCAAGTACAAGACTGCCTTCTACTCCTTCTACCTCCCCATGGCTGCTGCCATGTACATG GTTGGGATTGACAGTAAGGAAGAACACGAGAATGCCAAAGCCATCCTGCTGGAGATGGGGGAATACTTCCAGATCCAG GATGATTACCTGGACTGCTTTGGGGACCCGGAGCTGACGGGGAAGGTGGGCACAGACATCCAGGACAACAAGTGCAGCTGGCTGGTGGTGCAGTGCCTGCAGCGCGTCACACCGGAGCAGCGGCAGCTCCTGGAG GAGAATTACGGCCGTAAGGAGCCCGAGAAGGTGGCAAAGGTGAAGGAACTCTATGAGACCGTGGGGATGAGGGCTGCGTTCCAGCAATACGAGGAGAGCAGCTACCGGCGCCTGCAGGAGCTGATTGAGAAGCACTCGAACCGCCTCCCCAAGGAGATCTTCCTCGGTCTGGCACGGAAAATCTACAAACGCCAGAAATGA
- the HCN3 gene encoding potassium/sodium hyperpolarization-activated cyclic nucleotide-gated channel 3: MDAAPGRSPEPREKPPVLDGEAAGRGGTGTAAGAPGAASPAEQIVAEGEAAAAGTGTGTGTGTGTGTGTGTGTGTGTGTFVQRQLGAMLQPAVNKFSLRMFGSHRAVEIERQRVKSAGAWIIHPYSDFRFYWDLIMLLLMVGNLIILPVGITFFKDENTPPWIVFNVLSDTFFLADLVLNFRTGIVVEDNTEIILDPHTIKMKYLKSWFLVDFISSIPVDYIFLIVDLETQVDSDVYKTARALRIVRFTKILSLLRLLRLSRLIRYIHQWEEIFHMTYDLASAVVRIFNLIGMMLLLCHWDGCLQFLVPMLQDFPEDCWVSINHMVNDSWGKQYSHALFKAMSHMLCIGYGQQAPEGMTDVWLTMLSMIVGATCYAMFIGHATALIQSLDSSRRQYQEKYKQVEQYMSFHKLPGDTRQRIHEYYEHRYQGKMFDEENILGELSEPLKEEIINFNCRNLVANMPLFANADPNFVTAMLTKLRFEVFQPGDFIIREGTVGKKMYFIQHGVVSILTKGNKETKLSDGSYFGEICLLTRGRRTASVRADTYCRLYSLSVDNFNEVLEEYPMMRRAFETVAMDRLDRIGEELPQTPPSAPEGSRDEEGGWSPTAGICFAASLLQQAAGAPSPSSEPPAGRTLHYSLSRATGSHISLLMQPQQLVKHRSIHGLPVGRLTQDVRLLSASQPSLPNKVAQQADGSSLQQGRKSAGNLARRSSPSVSGLLSKPGPGVPHPQQMPSGSPAQPNRPAAAAPAPQSPVSAPRPAAAPSRKGSVAFSPEVETGKPKLPSNM; the protein is encoded by the exons atGGACGCGGCACCGGGCCGGAGCCCCGAGCCCCGGGAGAAGCCGCCGGTGCTGGAtggggaggcggcggggcgcggcggaACGGGGACGGCAGCCGGGGCTCCGGGCGCGGCCTCACCGGCGGAGCAGATCGTGGCGGAgggcgaggcggcggcggcgggcacGGGAACGGGAACGGGCACGGGAACAGGAACAGGAACGGGAACGGGCACGGGAACAGGAACGGGAACGGGCACGTTCGTGCAGCGGCAGCTCGGGGCCATGCTGCAGCCCGCCGTGAACAAGTTCTCGCTGCGCATGTTCGGCAGCCACCGGGCCGTGGAGATCGAGCGGCAGCGGGTGAAGTCGGCCGGTGCTTGGATCATCCACCCCTACAGCGACTTCAG GTTTTACTGGGACCTCatcatgctgctgctgatggtggGCAATCTCATCATCCTCCCTGTGGGCATCACCTTCTTCAAGGACGAAAACACCCCTCCCTGGATCGTTTTCAACGTCCTTTCGGACACTTTCTTCTTGGCCGACCTCGTCCTGAACTTCAGAACGGGCATCGTGGTGGAGGACAACACGGAGATCATCCTGGATCCCCACACCATCAAAATGAAATACCTGAAGAGTTGGTTCTTGGTCGACTTCATCTCCTCCATCCCGGTCGATTACATTTTCCTCATCGTCGATCTGGAGACGCAGGTGGATTCTGACGTCTACAAAACAGCCCGCGCTCTGCGCATCGTCCGCTTCACCAAAATCCTCAGCCTGCTGCGCCTGCTGCGCCTCTCCCGTCTCATCCGCTACATCCATCAATGGGAGGAG aTCTTCCACATGACGTACGACCTGGCCAGCGCCGTGGTGAGGATCTTCAACCTCATCGGcatgatgctgctgctgtgccactggGACGGCTGCCTACAGTTCCTGGTGCCCATGCTGCAGGATTTCCCCGAGGACTGCTGGGTCTCCATCAACCACATGGTG AACGACTCCTGGGGGAAGCAATACTCGCACGCTCTGTTCAAGGCCATGAGCCACATGCTGTGCATCGGCTACGGCCAGCAGGCGCCCGAGGGGATGACCGACGTCTGGCTGACGATGCTGAGCATGATTGTGGGTGCCACCTGCTACGCCATGTTCATCGGCCACGCCACCGCCCTCATCCAGTCGCTGGATTCGTCCCGCCGTCAATACCAGGAGAAG TACAAGCAGGTGGAGCAGTACATGTCCTTCCACAAGCTGCCTGGGGACACCCGCCAACGCATCCACGAGTATTACGAGCATCGCTACCAAGGCAAGATGTTCGACGAGGAGAACATCCTGGGGGAGCTCAGCGAGCCGCTCAAAGAG GAGATCATCAACTTCAACTGCCGCAACCTGGTGGCCAACATGCCGCTGTTTGCCAACGCTGACCCCAACTTCGTCACCGCCATGCTAACCAAGCTGCGCTTCGAGGTCTTCCAGCCTGGAGATTTCATCATCCGTGAGGGCACCGTGGGCAAAAAGATGTACTTCATCCAGCACGGGGTGGTCAGCATCCTCACCAAGGGCAACAAGGAGACCAAGCTGTCCGACGGCTCCTACTTTGGGG AGATCTGCCTGCTGACGCGGGGCAGGCGGACGGCCAGCGTGCGAGCCGACACGTATTGCCGCCTCTATTCCTTGTCTGTGGACAACTTCAACGAGGTGCTGGAGGAATACCCCATGATGCGCAGAGCATTCGAGACCGTGGCCATGGACCGCCTGGACCGCATAGGTGAGGAGCTGCCCCAAACCCCTCCATCTGCTCCAGAGGGGTCCAGAGACGAGGAGGGGGGCTGGAGCCCAACTGCAGGGATCTGCTTTGCTGCCAG TCTGCTGCAGCAGGCGGCGGGagccccttcccccagctcGGAGCCGCCGGCGGGGAGGACTCTCCATTACAGCCTGTCCAGAGCCACCGGTTCCCACATCTCGCTCCTGATGCAGCCTCAGCAGTTGGTGAAGCACCGGAGCATCCACGGGCTGCCCGTCGGGCGGCTCACGCAGGACGTCCGCCTCCTCTCTGCCTCGCAGCCCTCCCTGCCCAATAAAGTCGCCCAGCAAGCAGACGGGAGCTccttgcagcagggcaggaaatCCGCGGGGAACCTGGCCCGCAGGTCTTCCCCTTCGGTCTCCGGACTCCTCTCCAAGCCGGGTCCGGGGGTCCCGCACCCGCAGCAGATGCCTTCAGGATCCCCGGCGCAGCCGAACCGCCCCGCGGCCGCAGCTCCCGCCCCGCAATCCCCGGTGTCGGCGCCCCGCCCGGCGGCGGCTCCCTCCCGTAAGGGCTCCGTGGCCTTCAGCCCTGAAGTGGAAACGGGGAAACCCAAACTGCCGTCCAACATGTGA
- the RUSC1 gene encoding AP-4 complex accessory subunit RUSC1 has translation MLAPKKGLLCNLNHIHLQHISLGLHLSRHPELQDIAGLGDQKCCSSCRESCEQVDANSNNPSLKCHCCESHAELPVTLGLQDQAAPEDFPHLHDGEEVVSPSDPPSTSSSVSSCSDFSLDESPVSVYYRGFSAERSQSPTEPPSAAPAEDAELLPGAGDGRDANLNPAALQGEEDLIGESPDSLCSSSSLDSQYNEASPSAAVQQITASSIDLDPNCNPLPDPTVAPPAPAVPCSWEQNLSSAPKPRLSSVPPPIPPRPKRRLQLLNGHGAERPALPARPAAPEPGAELCRDAAKKNITSFHELAQKRKKNTVGTAPIPARVDRSDWLIVFSPDTELPPHSELLPSTASRDPTQPQQDWGVKPSSSVQREITTFKELRYRSASNKPKPPAPQRPPAPPGGSSGSSWVSPAVLGGRLPAPPENHQARRRPRPSLQPIAEGRPRDAELPTQSRPGERFDCDTRTWRSGGSGGDPRGSGEAEHGEETHQEARPSPPAAGAPGAAQPHGDGPEGRRGVLAEQKKALLIAVSTAVDKVIAHFSSARNLVQKAQLGDSWLSPDVGYLLLHTLCPALYGLVEDGLKPFQKDVITGQRRNSPWSVVEASVKTGPNARSLHNLCWRVAGLAPLSSTRQKFHAFILGLLNTKQLEQWVSHLQNSPGVISVLYFPTAFFALSQGPLPHLADELLLLLQPLSVLTFHLDLLFEHHHLSVDIRPLSRRMESPPSPAHRFAQGASQPLEGQNGAAGASLEDELPPDTLGRAPAAEESPRSHCQAAVHSPLPGLQVGAALQQTFQHVLRWGDQLSRAFLGADSFPGAVRPEAGPWDTGAAPSSWWAQLSQASRIYTAPSKERFPFVWWTKLRTAAGDSSPGQAARPQTPPREPKGTELQLLQTKAIPELSSPNSSSSADTSATSSPEDLVLLAGAGPAAGEKPAASPQPGASRSQAAPPDPGACSPGPDRGSWLGRLFGASSPSARSSPPSPDAISVRSRRPSSWLAPSSRVLAVVVKGLAEKSRAPEQPEKQLPDSPQSHRAVRALCDHTGAADGHLSFQKGDILQLLSTVDEDWIRCCHGNSTGLVPVSYTSLIL, from the exons ATGCTGGCTCCGAAGAAAGGGCTGCTGTGTAACCTCAACCACATCCACCTGCAGCACATCTCCCTGGGGCTGCACCTCTCCCGGCACCCGGAGCTTCAGGACATCGCGGGGCTCGGGGAccagaagtgctgcagcagctgtcgGGAGAGCTGTGAGCAAGTAGATGCCAATTCCAACAACCCCTCCTTGAAATGTCACTGCTGCGAATCCCACGCCGAGCTGCCCGTGACGCTGGGCCTGCAGGACCAGGCGGCTCCGGAGGATTTCCCCCACCTGCACGATGGGGAGGAGGTGGTTTCCCCCTCTGATCCGccttccacctcctcctcgGTCAGCAGCTGCTCGGATTTCAGCCTGGACGAGTCGCCGGTGTCTGTGTACTACAGAGGGTTCTCAGCAGAAAGGTCCCAGTCCCCTACAGAGCCGCCCAGCGCAGCTCCTGCAGAAGATGCcgagctgctgcctggggcaggTGATGGAAGAGACGCCAACCTCAACCCAGCAGCGCTCCAGGGAGAGGAGGACCTCATTGGAGAGAGCCCCGacagcctctgcagcagcagctcgctCGACTCACAGTACAATGAAGCCTCTCCCAGTGCGGCCGTGCAGCAGATCACAGCCAGCTCCATCGACCTCGACCCCAACTGCAACCCCCTGCCCGACCCCACTGTTGCACCACCGGCACCAGCTGTGCcgtgcagctgggagcagaaccTGAGCAGCGCTCCCAAACCACGGCTGAGCAGCGTTCCTCCTCCCATCCCACCGCGGCCCAAgaggcggctgcagctcctcaatGGGCACGGAGCAGAACGGCCCGCCCTGCCTGCGAGGCCAGCAGCACCCGAGCCcggtgctgagctctgcagagacgCAGCCAAGAAGAACATCACCTCCTTCCATGAGCTCGcccagaagaggaagaagaacacCGTCGGGACCGCTCCCATCCCAGCCAGGGTGGATCGAAGCGACTGGCTGATCGTTTTCTCACCCGACACCGAGCTGCCGCCCCACAGCGAgctcctgcccagcactgcGAGCCGGGACCCAACGCAGCCCCAGCAGGACTGGGGGGTGAAGCCTTCCAGCTCCGTGCAGAGGGAGATCACCACGTTCAAGGAGCTGCGCTACCGCAGTGCCTCCAACAAACCCAAACCgccggccccgcagcgcccACCCGCACCCCCGGGGGGCTCGAGTGGCTCCAGCTGGGTGTCACCTGCGGTGCTGGGGGGGCGGCTGCCAGCACCCCCTGAGAACCACCAGGCACGGAGGAGACCCCGACCTTCCCTGCAGCCCATTGCGGAGGGACGGCCGCgggatgcagagctgcccaCGCAGAGCCGCCCTGGGGAGCGCTTTGACTGCGACACCCGGACCTGGAGGAGTGGGGGGTCCGGTGGGGACCCCCGGGGTTCGGGAGAGGCTGAGCACGGAGAGGAGACGCATCAGGAGG CCCGGCCTTCCCCACCCGCCGCCGGAGCTCCGGgcgcagcgcagccccacggGGACGGCCCGGAAGGACGGCGGGGTGTTCTGGcggagcagaagaaag CTCTGCTGATTGCTGTCAGCACCGCTGTGGATAAAGTCATCGCCCACTTCAGCTCCGCACGGAACCTGGTGCAGAAG GCTCAGCTGGGGGACAGCTGGCTCAGCCCTGACGTGGGCTACCTGCTGCTGCACACCCTGTGCCCTGCGCTCTATGGTCTGGTGGAGGACGGGCTGAAGCCCTTCCAGAAGGATGTCATCACAGGACAGAGGAGGAACTCGCCCTGGAGTGTGGTGGAAGCCTCCGTGAAGACAG GCCCCAACGCCCGCTCTCTCCACAACCTGTGCTGGCGTGTGGCCGGGCTGGCCcctctcagcagcaccaggcagaagTTTCATGCTTTTATCCTTGGCCTTTTGAA TACgaagcagctggagcagtgGGTCTCACACCTGCAGAATAGCCCAG GTGTCATCTCCGTGCTGTATTTTCCTACGGCTTTCTTTGCTCTGAGCCAAGGCCCTCTCCCCCACCTCGCCGAcgaactgctgctgctcctccagcccctctCGGTGCTGACCTTCCACCTCGACCTGCTCTTCGAGCACCATCACCTCTCCGTGGACATAAGGCCTTTGTCACGGCGGATGGAGTCACCCCCATCTCCTGCCCATCGCTTTGCTCAGGGGGCTTCGCAGCCACTGGAGGGCCAAAATGGCGCCGCGGGGGCCAGCCTGGAAGACGAGCTGCCTCCCGATACTCTGGGGAGGGCAcctgcagcagaggagagcCCACGCTCCCACTGCCAagcagctgtgcacagcccGCTGCCCGGCCTGCAGGtgggggctgccctgcagcagacCTTCCAGCACGTGCTGCGTTGGGGCGACCAGCTCAGCCGTGCTTTCCTGGGAGCTGACAGCTTCCCGGGGGCAGTCAGGCCCGAGGCAGGCCCTTGGGATACAGGGGCTGCCCCCAGCAGCTGGTGGGCCCAGCTGAGCCAGGCCTCCAGAATTTACACTGCTCCCAGCAAGGAAAGATTCCCCTTCGTCTGGTGGACAAAGCTGCGGACGGCTGCGGGGGATTCCAGCCCTGGCCAGGCGGCTCGACCCCAAACCCCTCCAAGAGAGCCTAaaggcactgagctgcagctgcttcagaCCAAAGCTATCCCTGAACTCTCCAGTCCCaactccagcagcagtgctgacaccTCTGCGACCTCCTCCCCCGAAGACCTCGTCCTGCTCGCTGGAGCCGGtccagctgctggagagaaacCGGCTGCCTCTCCACAGCCTGGTGCAAGCAGGAGCCAGGCAGCACCTCCTGACCCAGGGGCCTGCAGTCCTGGCCCCGACAGGGGCAGCTGGCTGGGCCGACTCTTTGGAGccagcagcccctctgccagGAGCTCCCCTCCCAGCCCTGACGCCATCTCAGTGAGATCCAG GAGACCCTCCAGCTGGCTGGCGCCCAGCTCCCGTGTCCTGGCCGTGGTGGTGAAGGGGCTGGCCGAGAAGAGCCGTGCTCCAGAACAGCCTGAGAAGCAGCTGCCTGATTCACCGCAGTCCCACAG AGCGGTTCGGGCGCTGTGTGACCACACCGGTGCTGCTGACGGTCACCTGAGCTTCCAAAAAGGGGacattctgcagctgctctccaCCGTGGATGAAGACTGGATCCGTTGCTGCCATGGAAACAGCACTGGCCTCGTTCCTGTGAGCTACACGTCTCTGATTTTGTGA